A genomic stretch from Aquila chrysaetos chrysaetos chromosome 1, bAquChr1.4, whole genome shotgun sequence includes:
- the LOC115338919 gene encoding transcription factor COE1-like isoform X2, producing the protein MFSVQEALPRGGLPMKEEPLTAGLPSVRWLQGTGILDASTAAQSGVGLARAHFEKQPPSNLRKSNFFHFVLAMYDRQGQPVEIERTSFIDFVEKEREQNGEKTNNGIHYRLQLLYSNGLRTEQDLYVRLIDSMSKQAIIYEGQDKNPEMCRVLLTHEIMCSRCCDKKSCGNRNETPSDPVIIDRFFLKFFLKCNQNCLKNAGNPRDMRRFQVVVSTTVNVDGHVLAVSDNMFVHNNSKHGRRARRLDPSEATPCIKAISPSEGWTTGGATVIVIGDNFFDGLQVVFGTMLVWSELITPHAIRVQTPPRHIPGVVEVTLSYKSKQFCKGAPGRFVYTALNEPTIDYGFQRLQKVIPRHPGDPERLPKEVLLKRAADLVEALYGMPHSNQDIILKRAADIAEALYSVPRNPSQLSSLAGTHGPAGMMGVNSFGSQLAVNIGDSPQGTEQGYSRNTGSVSPRGYVPSSTPQQSSYSSTAGINGYGSGTMAGLGVPGSPSFLNGSTANSPYAIMPASPPLGASSITLPSGTNASTPTGVFSFSPVNMISAVKQKSAFAPVVRPQTSPPPACASTSGSSLQDPAFEDSDKFHTPARPLQGLAYS; encoded by the exons CGGGGTGGGCCTGGCCCGAGCCCACTTTGAGAAGCAGCCCCCCTCCAACCTGCGGAAATCCAATTTCTTCCACTTTGTCCTGGCCATGTACGACCGGCAGGGCCAGCCCGTGGAGATCGAGCGCACCTCCTTCATCGACTTCGTGGAGAAGGAGCGG GAGCAGAACGGCGAGAAAACCAACAACGGGATCCACTACCGGCTCCAGCTGCTGTACAGCAACG GGCTCCGGACTGAGCAGGACCTCTACGTCCGCCTCATCGACTCCATGTCCAAGCAG gccatcATCTACGAAGGGCAGGACAAGAACCCAGAGATGTGCCGGGTCCTCCTCACCCACGAGATCATGTGCAG CCGCTGCTGTGACAAGAAGAGCTGCGGGAACCGCAACGAGACCCCCTCCGACCCTGTCATCATCGACAG GTTTTTCCTCAAGTTTTTCCTCAAATGCAACCAAAACTGCCTGAAGAATGCGGGGAACCCCCGGGATATGCGGCGCTTCCAG GTGGTCGTGTCGACGACGGTGAACGTGGACGGCCACGTCCTGGCTGTGTCTGACAACATGTTTGTCCACAACAACTCCAAGCACGGGCGGCGGGCACGGCGCCTCGACCCCTCCGAAG CCACCCCCTGCATCAAAGCCATCAGCCCCAGCGAGGGCTGGACCACCGGAGGTGCCACCGTCATCGTCATCGGCGACAACTTCTTCGATGGGCTGCAGGTCGTCTTCGGCACCATGCTGGTGTGGAGTGAG CTCATCACACCTCACGCCATCCGGGTGCAGACCCCTCCGCGGCACATCCCCGGCGTGGTGGAGGTGACGCTCTCCTACAAGTCCAAGCAGTTCTGCAAGGGTGCCCCGGGACGCTTCGTCTACACCG CGCTGAACGAGCCCACCATCGACTACGGGTTCCAGCGGCTGCAGAAGGTCATCCCCCGGCACCCCGGGGACCCCGAGCGCCTGCCCAAG GAGGTCCTGCTGAAGCGGGCAGCCGACCTGGTGGAGGCTCTCTACGGGATGCCGCACAGCAACCAG gaCATCATCCTGAAGCGAGCGGCGGACATTGCTGAGGCTCTCTACAGCGTCCCCCGCAACCCCAGCCAGCTCTCCTCGCTGGCCGGCACCCACGGCCCCGCCGGCATGATGGGGGTGAACTCCTTCGGCAGCCAGCTGGCCGTCAACATCGGCGACTCACCACAGGGCACCGAGCAAG GCTACTCCCGAAACACGGGCAGCGTCTCGCCGCGGGGCTACGTGCCCAGCTCCACGCCGCAGCAGAGCAGCTACAGCAGCACCGCCGGCATCAACGGCTATGGCAGCGGCACCATGGCCGGCCTGGGGGTGCCCGGCTCCCCCAGCTTCCTCAACGGCTCCACCGCCAACTCCCCCTACGCCA TCATGCCCGCCAGCCCCCCGCTCGGCGCCTCCTCCATCACCCTCCCGTCGGGCACCAACGCCTCCACCCCCACCGGggtcttctccttctcccccgTCAACATGATCTCGGCGGTGAAGCAGAAAAGCGCCTTCGCCCCCGTGGTGCGGCCGCAGacctccccgccgcccgcctgTGCCAGCACCAGCGGCAGCAGCCTGCAAG ACCCGGCTTTCGAGGACTCGGACAAGTTCCACACGCCCGCGCGGCCGCTCCAGGGACTGGCCTATTCCTAA
- the LOC115338919 gene encoding transcription factor COE1-like isoform X1, translating to MFSVQEALPRGGLPMKEEPLTAGLPSVRWLQGTGILDASTAAQSGVGLARAHFEKQPPSNLRKSNFFHFVLAMYDRQGQPVEIERTSFIDFVEKEREQNGEKTNNGIHYRLQLLYSNGLRTEQDLYVRLIDSMSKQAIIYEGQDKNPEMCRVLLTHEIMCSRCCDKKSCGNRNETPSDPVIIDRFFLKFFLKCNQNCLKNAGNPRDMRRFQVVVSTTVNVDGHVLAVSDNMFVHNNSKHGRRARRLDPSEAATPCIKAISPSEGWTTGGATVIVIGDNFFDGLQVVFGTMLVWSELITPHAIRVQTPPRHIPGVVEVTLSYKSKQFCKGAPGRFVYTALNEPTIDYGFQRLQKVIPRHPGDPERLPKEVLLKRAADLVEALYGMPHSNQDIILKRAADIAEALYSVPRNPSQLSSLAGTHGPAGMMGVNSFGSQLAVNIGDSPQGTEQGYSRNTGSVSPRGYVPSSTPQQSSYSSTAGINGYGSGTMAGLGVPGSPSFLNGSTANSPYAIMPASPPLGASSITLPSGTNASTPTGVFSFSPVNMISAVKQKSAFAPVVRPQTSPPPACASTSGSSLQDPAFEDSDKFHTPARPLQGLAYS from the exons CGGGGTGGGCCTGGCCCGAGCCCACTTTGAGAAGCAGCCCCCCTCCAACCTGCGGAAATCCAATTTCTTCCACTTTGTCCTGGCCATGTACGACCGGCAGGGCCAGCCCGTGGAGATCGAGCGCACCTCCTTCATCGACTTCGTGGAGAAGGAGCGG GAGCAGAACGGCGAGAAAACCAACAACGGGATCCACTACCGGCTCCAGCTGCTGTACAGCAACG GGCTCCGGACTGAGCAGGACCTCTACGTCCGCCTCATCGACTCCATGTCCAAGCAG gccatcATCTACGAAGGGCAGGACAAGAACCCAGAGATGTGCCGGGTCCTCCTCACCCACGAGATCATGTGCAG CCGCTGCTGTGACAAGAAGAGCTGCGGGAACCGCAACGAGACCCCCTCCGACCCTGTCATCATCGACAG GTTTTTCCTCAAGTTTTTCCTCAAATGCAACCAAAACTGCCTGAAGAATGCGGGGAACCCCCGGGATATGCGGCGCTTCCAG GTGGTCGTGTCGACGACGGTGAACGTGGACGGCCACGTCCTGGCTGTGTCTGACAACATGTTTGTCCACAACAACTCCAAGCACGGGCGGCGGGCACGGCGCCTCGACCCCTCCGAAG CAGCCACCCCCTGCATCAAAGCCATCAGCCCCAGCGAGGGCTGGACCACCGGAGGTGCCACCGTCATCGTCATCGGCGACAACTTCTTCGATGGGCTGCAGGTCGTCTTCGGCACCATGCTGGTGTGGAGTGAG CTCATCACACCTCACGCCATCCGGGTGCAGACCCCTCCGCGGCACATCCCCGGCGTGGTGGAGGTGACGCTCTCCTACAAGTCCAAGCAGTTCTGCAAGGGTGCCCCGGGACGCTTCGTCTACACCG CGCTGAACGAGCCCACCATCGACTACGGGTTCCAGCGGCTGCAGAAGGTCATCCCCCGGCACCCCGGGGACCCCGAGCGCCTGCCCAAG GAGGTCCTGCTGAAGCGGGCAGCCGACCTGGTGGAGGCTCTCTACGGGATGCCGCACAGCAACCAG gaCATCATCCTGAAGCGAGCGGCGGACATTGCTGAGGCTCTCTACAGCGTCCCCCGCAACCCCAGCCAGCTCTCCTCGCTGGCCGGCACCCACGGCCCCGCCGGCATGATGGGGGTGAACTCCTTCGGCAGCCAGCTGGCCGTCAACATCGGCGACTCACCACAGGGCACCGAGCAAG GCTACTCCCGAAACACGGGCAGCGTCTCGCCGCGGGGCTACGTGCCCAGCTCCACGCCGCAGCAGAGCAGCTACAGCAGCACCGCCGGCATCAACGGCTATGGCAGCGGCACCATGGCCGGCCTGGGGGTGCCCGGCTCCCCCAGCTTCCTCAACGGCTCCACCGCCAACTCCCCCTACGCCA TCATGCCCGCCAGCCCCCCGCTCGGCGCCTCCTCCATCACCCTCCCGTCGGGCACCAACGCCTCCACCCCCACCGGggtcttctccttctcccccgTCAACATGATCTCGGCGGTGAAGCAGAAAAGCGCCTTCGCCCCCGTGGTGCGGCCGCAGacctccccgccgcccgcctgTGCCAGCACCAGCGGCAGCAGCCTGCAAG ACCCGGCTTTCGAGGACTCGGACAAGTTCCACACGCCCGCGCGGCCGCTCCAGGGACTGGCCTATTCCTAA